One part of the Bacillus sp. FJAT-27916 genome encodes these proteins:
- the recR gene encoding recombination mediator RecR, which translates to MHYPEPISKLIDSFMKLPGIGPKTAARLAFFVLGMKEDTVLDFAKALVNAKRNLTYCSVCGHITDQDPCYICEDKHRDRSIVCVVQEPKDVIAMEKMREFNGLYHVLHGSISPMDGIGPEDINIPALLTRLQDETVQEVILATNPNIEGEATAMYISRLLKPTGIKITRIAHGLPVGGDLEYADEVTLSKAIEGRREL; encoded by the coding sequence ATGCACTATCCTGAACCAATATCAAAGTTGATAGACAGTTTCATGAAACTGCCAGGAATCGGCCCGAAAACGGCTGCCAGACTGGCATTTTTCGTGTTAGGTATGAAGGAAGACACGGTTCTTGATTTCGCTAAAGCTCTCGTAAATGCGAAGCGCAATCTGACATACTGCTCTGTATGCGGGCATATTACTGATCAAGATCCTTGTTATATTTGTGAAGATAAACATCGCGACAGGTCCATCGTTTGTGTGGTGCAGGAGCCGAAGGATGTCATCGCTATGGAGAAAATGAGAGAGTTTAATGGCTTGTATCATGTTCTTCATGGAAGCATATCCCCAATGGATGGTATTGGGCCGGAGGATATTAATATTCCTGCCCTTTTAACAAGATTGCAGGATGAGACGGTTCAGGAGGTTATTCTCGCAACCAACCCGAATATCGAAGGGGAAGCCACTGCTATGTATATCTCTAGATTGTTGAAACCAACTGGGATAAAAATCACCCGTATAGCCCATGGGCTGCCGGTAGGCGGAGACTTGGAATATGCAGATGAAGTCACTTTATCAAAGGCAATAGAAGGAAGAAGAGAATTGTAG
- a CDS encoding YaaL family protein, translating to MLFRRKGKLRREFDQKLIHDIETMKANWYNHKGLFEKSFDPSFDTICQAKLSELKYYYLFKEAKKRNVSLH from the coding sequence GTGTTATTTCGAAGAAAAGGCAAGCTTCGCAGAGAATTCGACCAAAAGCTTATCCATGATATCGAGACGATGAAGGCTAACTGGTATAACCATAAGGGTTTGTTTGAGAAGAGCTTCGATCCATCTTTCGATACGATATGCCAAGCGAAGTTAAGTGAATTGAAGTACTATTATCTATTTAAAGAAGCAAAGAAACGGAATGTCTCTTTGCATTAA
- a CDS encoding YaaC family protein, producing MQTYLPFYSASYTQKYLLKAYQKQNLSDAAQYSFSNCYPFISYVENGLLYLKQASMTPDQIKPLLLYYGLTHLLKACVLIFDPNYPETTAVLAHGVSTRKKKKQQYEFLMDEVKIQRNGLFTHLTSKMFHMKPAEEKHSMITLLKEIPELSTLFTRMKGQTSHLTVSFQEGAFHIGQEVLDHYHMTLERFLQHAEGKWQLPIDYERVAGEDKLLKIGLRESFTNERRTRLPFRYDCRSDMYTLSLQKDETCQQLPDLLVMYLLLYNLSMIARYEIDWWTELFKEMGHHDLPFIKGLMEVAEFKIPLLIRDWMKDKEGDFY from the coding sequence ATGCAAACATACCTTCCATTCTACTCTGCAAGCTATACGCAAAAATACTTGCTTAAGGCCTATCAAAAGCAAAACTTATCCGACGCTGCCCAATATAGCTTCTCGAATTGCTATCCTTTTATCTCCTATGTAGAAAATGGGCTTCTCTATCTGAAACAGGCTTCCATGACACCTGATCAAATTAAACCCTTGCTCTTATATTATGGATTGACCCATCTGCTAAAAGCATGTGTACTCATCTTTGACCCCAATTATCCAGAAACTACTGCTGTCCTTGCCCATGGTGTCTCAACTCGCAAAAAAAAGAAGCAACAGTATGAGTTTCTCATGGATGAAGTCAAAATACAAAGAAACGGCTTATTTACCCACCTAACAAGCAAAATGTTCCACATGAAACCTGCAGAAGAAAAACATTCCATGATAACTCTCCTAAAAGAGATTCCTGAACTCAGTACACTATTCACCAGAATGAAGGGACAAACCTCTCATCTCACCGTATCCTTTCAGGAGGGTGCTTTTCATATCGGCCAGGAAGTACTCGACCATTACCATATGACACTCGAGAGATTCCTTCAGCATGCTGAAGGGAAATGGCAGCTTCCTATAGACTACGAAAGAGTGGCAGGAGAAGATAAGTTACTTAAAATAGGCTTACGAGAGTCTTTTACGAATGAGAGAAGGACGAGGCTGCCCTTTCGCTATGACTGCCGTTCAGATATGTATACACTTTCCCTGCAGAAAGATGAGACATGCCAACAACTGCCGGATCTGCTTGTAATGTATTTACTTTTATACAATCTCAGTATGATTGCCCGCTATGAAATAGACTGGTGGACCGAACTGTTTAAAGAGATGGGACATCATGATCTACCGTTTATAAAAGGATTAATGGAGGTAGCTGAGTTCAAAATACCTCTGCTTATCAGGGATTGGATGAAGGATAAAGAAGGGGATTTTTATTAA
- a CDS encoding deoxynucleoside kinase encodes MSHLHNYHIPKNSVITIAGTVGVGKSTLTKALAEALDFRTSFEKVDTNPYLDSFYADFSRWSFHLQVYFLAERYKEQKRIFEYGGGFIQDRSIYEDTGIFAKMHYDKGTMSPTDYETYTSLFEAMVMTPYFPHPDLLIYLEGSLDDIIKRIQIRGREMEQQTPLDYWKEMHERYEEWINSFNACPILRLNINEYDLNEDPNAIHDILHKVSEHMEQSEKLRKI; translated from the coding sequence ATGAGCCACCTTCATAACTACCACATTCCGAAGAATTCCGTTATCACCATAGCCGGAACCGTCGGTGTTGGAAAATCCACTTTAACAAAAGCCCTTGCGGAGGCACTTGACTTCCGAACATCCTTCGAGAAGGTTGATACGAATCCCTACCTCGATAGCTTTTATGCTGACTTCTCCCGATGGAGCTTCCATCTTCAAGTGTACTTCCTAGCTGAGCGCTATAAGGAGCAAAAGAGAATCTTCGAATATGGAGGCGGCTTTATTCAAGACCGTTCCATCTACGAAGACACAGGTATATTTGCGAAAATGCATTATGACAAGGGAACAATGTCTCCTACCGATTACGAGACCTATACGAGCTTGTTTGAGGCCATGGTAATGACACCTTACTTCCCTCATCCAGATTTACTGATCTACCTTGAAGGCTCTCTAGATGATATCATCAAACGCATTCAGATTCGCGGGAGAGAAATGGAGCAGCAAACACCGCTTGATTATTGGAAAGAAATGCACGAACGGTACGAGGAATGGATTAATTCCTTTAATGCCTGCCCAATTCTCCGCCTCAACATCAATGAATATGACTTGAATGAGGACCCAAATGCCATTCATGATATTTTGCATAAAGTATCCGAGCATATGGAGCAATCAGAAAAGCTGCGCAAAATCTAA
- the serS gene encoding serine--tRNA ligase, translating into MLDVKQLRANLEEVKVKLQHRGEDLNDLDKFEDLDKRRRELIVETEQLKSRRNEVSQQIAIMKKEKQDADALIKEMREVGEKIKGFDTELRTIEEELENIMLTIPNIPHDSVPVGDSEDENVETRKWGEVRDFGFEPKPHWEIAADLGIIDFERAGKVTGSRFVFYKGLGARLERALASFMLDLHVEEHGYVEMLPPYMVNRTSMTGTGQLPKFEEDAFLINSEDYFLIPTAEVPVTNYHRDEILNGEELPINYAAYSACFRSEAGSAGRDTRGLIRQHQFNKVELVKFVKPEDSYDELEKLTGHAEKVLQLLGLPYRVLKMCTADLGFTAAKKYDLEVWIPSYETYREISSCSNFEAFQARRANIRFRREPGAKPEHVHTLNGSGLAIGRTIAAILENYQQEDGSVLIPEALQPYMGGKKAITKENAQ; encoded by the coding sequence ATGCTTGATGTAAAACAATTACGAGCGAATCTTGAAGAAGTAAAAGTAAAGCTGCAGCATCGCGGCGAGGATTTAAATGATCTGGATAAATTTGAGGATCTTGATAAACGACGCAGGGAGCTTATTGTTGAAACAGAGCAATTAAAGAGCAGAAGAAATGAAGTATCCCAGCAAATCGCCATCATGAAGAAAGAGAAACAGGATGCAGATGCACTTATTAAGGAAATGCGTGAAGTCGGCGAGAAGATTAAAGGGTTCGATACAGAGCTGAGAACGATTGAGGAAGAATTAGAAAATATCATGCTCACCATTCCGAACATCCCTCATGACAGTGTTCCAGTCGGCGATTCTGAGGATGAGAACGTTGAGACACGTAAATGGGGAGAGGTCAGAGACTTTGGATTTGAGCCAAAGCCTCACTGGGAAATCGCAGCTGATCTTGGCATTATTGACTTCGAACGGGCTGGAAAGGTAACTGGAAGTCGATTCGTTTTCTATAAGGGTCTGGGAGCAAGACTTGAGCGTGCCCTTGCAAGCTTTATGCTGGACCTTCATGTGGAGGAGCATGGATATGTTGAAATGCTTCCGCCATACATGGTTAATCGTACAAGCATGACAGGCACTGGCCAGCTTCCTAAGTTTGAAGAGGATGCTTTCTTGATCAACAGCGAGGATTATTTCCTCATCCCGACAGCAGAGGTTCCTGTCACAAACTATCACCGTGATGAGATTTTAAACGGGGAAGAGCTCCCGATTAATTATGCTGCTTACAGTGCATGCTTCCGTTCTGAAGCTGGTTCTGCTGGGCGTGATACACGCGGACTTATTCGTCAGCACCAGTTCAACAAGGTTGAGCTCGTGAAGTTTGTTAAACCGGAAGATTCTTATGATGAACTAGAGAAATTGACAGGTCATGCGGAGAAGGTTCTCCAATTACTTGGCTTGCCATACCGTGTCTTGAAAATGTGTACGGCTGACCTAGGTTTCACAGCTGCGAAGAAATATGACCTAGAGGTTTGGATTCCAAGCTATGAGACATACCGCGAGATTTCTTCTTGCAGTAATTTCGAGGCCTTCCAGGCACGCCGTGCAAATATCCGTTTTCGTCGTGAGCCAGGTGCTAAACCAGAGCACGTTCATACGTTGAATGGATCTGGATTGGCAATTGGCAGAACAATTGCTGCCATTCTAGAGAACTACCAGCAGGAAGATGGTTCTGTCCTTATTCCAGAGGCATTACAGCCATACATGGGCGGCAAAAAAGCCATCACAAAAGAAAATGCTCAATAA
- the dnaX gene encoding DNA polymerase III subunit gamma/tau, which translates to MGYQALYRVWRPQSFEDVIGQEHVTKTLQNALMQQKISHAYLFSGPRGTGKTSAAKILAKAVNCEHAPVSEPCNECAACRGITDGSISDCLEIDAASNNGVEEIRDIRDKVKYAPSSVKYKVYIIDEVHMLSTGAFNALLKTLEEPPAHVIFILATTEPHKIPLTIISRCQRFDFKRITPQDIVSRMERILRESGVEYEEQALSVIARAAEGGMRDALSLLDQAISFGSDRVTMEDALTVTGAVSQSFLTKIVKAIHEKDTAEALGQLKDLLAMGKDPVRFVEDMILFYRDMLLFQAAPGLEDSLERVYIDDDFKRLAEGIAPESLYTWIDQWNQSIQEMKWSTHPRISLEVLLVKLCQSDAPVKAASGGVDDAAVKKLVERINHLESEINSLRSQAPGDQGMTPKDKPKKAAVSNRSFKVPVGRVNEVLKSATKPALMKIKGSWAEMLESLKRSQAALLNDAEPVAASEQAFVLKFKYEIHCQMAMNNQEFISGLKSTLLQITGSSFDIVGVPEDAWKKIREEYVANQKTDNDEEKSSQEPAEEDPLIVKARELFGDELVEIKE; encoded by the coding sequence TTGGGATATCAAGCATTATACCGTGTCTGGCGTCCGCAATCCTTTGAGGATGTAATCGGACAGGAACACGTAACGAAAACGCTTCAAAATGCCTTGATGCAGCAGAAAATATCCCACGCTTATTTGTTCTCGGGTCCTCGAGGAACTGGTAAAACAAGTGCTGCCAAGATCTTGGCAAAGGCTGTGAACTGTGAACATGCTCCTGTCAGTGAGCCATGCAATGAATGTGCTGCCTGCAGAGGGATCACAGATGGTTCAATATCCGATTGTTTAGAGATAGATGCTGCCTCTAATAATGGGGTAGAAGAGATCCGGGATATCCGGGATAAAGTAAAATATGCACCATCTTCTGTTAAGTATAAAGTCTACATTATTGATGAAGTTCATATGTTATCGACAGGTGCCTTCAACGCCCTGCTCAAAACATTGGAAGAACCGCCGGCCCATGTCATTTTCATCCTAGCGACGACAGAACCGCATAAAATTCCTCTCACCATTATCTCTCGTTGTCAGCGTTTTGATTTCAAACGAATTACCCCGCAGGATATCGTCAGCCGAATGGAACGAATCTTACGGGAAAGCGGTGTTGAGTACGAAGAACAAGCACTTTCCGTCATTGCGCGAGCGGCTGAGGGCGGAATGAGGGATGCGCTAAGCTTGCTTGACCAGGCAATCTCATTCGGTTCTGACCGGGTGACAATGGAGGATGCCTTGACGGTTACGGGGGCTGTTTCTCAATCATTCCTGACCAAAATTGTTAAAGCAATTCATGAAAAGGATACAGCAGAAGCGCTCGGTCAATTGAAAGACTTGCTGGCAATGGGGAAAGACCCCGTCCGGTTTGTTGAAGATATGATCCTATTCTACCGGGACATGCTCTTGTTCCAGGCGGCGCCTGGACTGGAGGATTCCTTGGAAAGAGTCTATATAGATGATGATTTCAAGAGGCTGGCTGAAGGGATTGCTCCTGAGAGCCTGTACACATGGATTGATCAATGGAACCAATCCATCCAAGAAATGAAATGGTCGACCCATCCGAGAATTTCCTTGGAAGTACTCCTCGTGAAATTGTGCCAGTCCGATGCACCGGTAAAAGCGGCTTCGGGCGGTGTCGATGATGCTGCTGTGAAGAAGCTCGTCGAACGTATTAATCACTTGGAATCAGAAATCAACTCCTTGCGTTCCCAAGCACCAGGTGACCAAGGGATGACGCCGAAGGATAAGCCGAAGAAGGCAGCGGTCTCTAATCGATCCTTTAAAGTGCCTGTAGGACGTGTAAATGAAGTGCTGAAGAGCGCAACAAAACCTGCCTTAATGAAAATAAAAGGCAGCTGGGCAGAGATGCTTGAATCACTCAAACGCTCACAAGCTGCCCTTTTGAATGATGCAGAACCAGTTGCTGCCTCTGAACAGGCATTTGTGCTAAAATTCAAGTATGAAATCCACTGCCAAATGGCAATGAATAACCAGGAATTCATTTCTGGCCTGAAATCGACTCTTCTTCAAATCACAGGCAGCAGCTTTGACATTGTAGGTGTCCCAGAGGATGCCTGGAAGAAAATCCGGGAAGAATATGTTGCTAATCAAAAAACAGATAATGACGAAGAAAAGAGCAGTCAGGAACCTGCTGAGGAAGATCCGCTGATCGTCAAAGCAAGGGAATTATTTGGCGATGAGCTAGTGGAAATAAAAGAATAA
- a CDS encoding serine hydrolase, whose protein sequence is MRQAKQLTSLLAVLTLLLTCVFSFPANNAYAAEDDELGLSAEAAILIDAETGQILYEKNADKLLGVASMSKMMTEYLVLEAIDKGKISWDQKVTIDEYVHKLSAAPGLSNIGLTQGETYTVKELYEAMAIFSGNAATVALAQLVGGTEKNFVKLMNEKANELGLKDYNFVNSSGLNNSSLLGEYPAGNEDDENLMSARATAKLSYQLLKDYPEVLDYAKVPRLKFRDGRTYDNFNWMLPGLIYEYEGVDGLKTGSTEFAGACFTATAEKNGQRYISVVMKTDSKNSRFTETKKVLDYAFNNFTTEEILAKGYQDKSQKTVGVSKGKEDSVAIKTNKAVELVVKNGEEENVKTKLVINKDKLDEDGNLVAPVKKGDKIGYLTVETDNNYGTITGDSKGVRVDVVAAETVEKANWFVLSMRAVGGFFGDMWGSITGAVKGLF, encoded by the coding sequence TTGAGACAGGCAAAACAACTAACCTCTTTGCTTGCGGTGTTAACACTACTTTTGACATGTGTCTTTTCATTTCCAGCCAATAATGCGTATGCTGCTGAAGATGATGAATTAGGATTAAGTGCTGAAGCAGCCATTTTAATAGATGCAGAGACAGGACAAATCCTATATGAAAAAAATGCGGACAAGCTGCTAGGTGTAGCTTCCATGTCCAAGATGATGACGGAATACCTTGTTTTAGAAGCGATAGACAAAGGCAAAATTTCTTGGGATCAAAAGGTCACAATTGATGAGTATGTCCATAAGCTCTCGGCTGCGCCTGGTTTATCCAATATTGGGCTGACACAGGGCGAGACATATACGGTTAAGGAATTGTATGAGGCTATGGCAATTTTCTCCGGTAACGCGGCAACAGTAGCTCTTGCTCAGCTAGTCGGAGGAACGGAAAAGAACTTTGTGAAATTGATGAATGAAAAAGCGAACGAGCTTGGCCTAAAGGATTATAACTTCGTTAACTCCTCCGGCTTGAACAATAGCAGCTTGCTTGGGGAATACCCTGCAGGAAACGAAGATGATGAGAACTTAATGTCTGCTCGTGCAACAGCGAAGCTTTCTTATCAATTACTGAAGGATTACCCAGAAGTGCTTGATTATGCAAAGGTTCCTCGTTTGAAATTCAGAGACGGCCGCACATATGATAACTTCAACTGGATGCTCCCTGGACTAATTTATGAGTACGAGGGTGTAGACGGGTTGAAAACTGGTTCCACAGAATTCGCTGGAGCATGCTTCACTGCAACGGCTGAAAAGAACGGACAACGTTATATTTCTGTGGTTATGAAAACAGACAGCAAGAACTCACGTTTTACTGAAACGAAAAAAGTGCTCGACTATGCATTCAACAACTTTACAACAGAAGAGATCCTTGCAAAGGGATATCAAGATAAGAGCCAAAAAACAGTTGGCGTATCAAAAGGTAAAGAAGATTCTGTTGCAATCAAGACAAACAAAGCTGTCGAGCTGGTCGTGAAAAACGGCGAGGAAGAGAATGTTAAAACGAAGCTCGTTATCAATAAAGATAAGCTTGATGAAGACGGCAATCTAGTTGCTCCAGTCAAAAAAGGTGACAAAATTGGTTACCTAACAGTGGAGACTGACAATAATTATGGAACAATCACAGGTGACAGCAAAGGCGTTCGCGTTGATGTTGTTGCAGCTGAGACAGTTGAGAAGGCGAACTGGTTTGTGTTATCCATGAGAGCCGTTGGCGGTTTCTTCGGTGATATGTGGGGAAGCATTACTGGTGCTGTAAAAGGCTTATTCTAA
- a CDS encoding deoxynucleoside kinase: protein MTNTPFITVEGPIGVGKTTLAQAIANHLDFKLLKEIVDENPFLGKFYDDIEEWSFQTEMFFLCNRFKQLEDIQLKYIQEHKPVVADYHIFKNLIFAQRTIKDAKFDKYKDIYSILTADMPRPNMVIYLDASLDTLLDRISLRGREFEKNISHQYLKQLSEDYAVFMNEFEAAHPDIPVLRFNGDEIDFVLRKNDLDYILTSVSNQLQKGVCS, encoded by the coding sequence TTGACCAATACTCCATTTATAACAGTCGAAGGTCCAATCGGTGTCGGAAAAACAACCCTAGCCCAAGCGATTGCCAATCATCTTGATTTCAAGCTCTTGAAGGAAATCGTAGATGAAAACCCCTTCCTCGGCAAATTTTATGATGATATCGAGGAGTGGAGCTTTCAAACAGAGATGTTTTTCCTCTGCAATCGTTTCAAACAGCTTGAGGATATTCAATTAAAGTATATCCAAGAACATAAGCCTGTCGTCGCAGACTATCATATATTCAAAAATTTAATATTTGCCCAGCGTACGATCAAGGATGCAAAGTTCGATAAATATAAGGACATTTATTCTATTTTAACTGCCGATATGCCAAGGCCGAATATGGTCATCTATCTGGATGCAAGTCTCGATACCCTGCTTGACCGAATTTCCCTGCGCGGACGCGAGTTTGAGAAGAATATCAGTCACCAATATTTAAAGCAGCTCTCAGAGGATTATGCTGTCTTCATGAATGAGTTCGAAGCAGCCCACCCAGATATTCCGGTTCTTCGCTTCAACGGAGATGAGATTGACTTTGTCCTTCGTAAAAATGATCTTGATTACATCCTAACGTCTGTATCCAATCAATTGCAAAAAGGAGTTTGTTCATGA
- a CDS encoding YbaB/EbfC family nucleoid-associated protein codes for MRGMGNMQNMMKQMQKMQKKMAEAQEELGQKKIEGTAGGGMVTVIVTGHKEIVEVKIKEEVVDPDDIEMLQDLVLAATNDALRKADELTSSTMGQFTKGLNLPPGFM; via the coding sequence ATGCGTGGAATGGGCAATATGCAAAATATGATGAAGCAAATGCAGAAAATGCAAAAGAAAATGGCTGAAGCACAAGAAGAGCTTGGCCAAAAGAAAATTGAAGGAACAGCTGGCGGCGGCATGGTAACTGTCATCGTTACTGGGCATAAAGAAATCGTTGAAGTAAAAATCAAAGAAGAAGTGGTAGACCCGGATGATATCGAAATGCTTCAAGACTTGGTGCTTGCTGCCACAAATGATGCTCTAAGAAAAGCTGATGAGCTTACTAGCAGCACAATGGGCCAATTCACAAAAGGATTGAATCTACCGCCAGGCTTCATGTAA
- the tadA gene encoding tRNA adenosine(34) deaminase TadA, which yields MNQDELFMEAAIEQAKLALEKREVPIGAVIVKDGKIIASAHNLRETNQNATAHAEVLAITKACEKLGTWRLEGATLYVTLEPCPMCAGALIMSRVDRVVYGAKDPKGGCAGTFMNLLEDERFNHQCEVRSGVCEDTCGGMLTSFFKELRERKKRERKKEAETDMQEKEN from the coding sequence ATGAACCAAGATGAACTTTTTATGGAGGCCGCAATTGAACAAGCCAAGCTTGCGCTGGAGAAAAGGGAAGTACCGATTGGAGCTGTCATAGTCAAGGATGGGAAAATTATCGCCTCTGCCCATAACCTTCGGGAAACCAATCAAAATGCCACAGCCCATGCAGAGGTGCTGGCTATTACGAAGGCGTGTGAAAAACTTGGGACGTGGCGGCTTGAGGGGGCGACTCTTTATGTGACATTGGAGCCATGTCCGATGTGTGCTGGGGCGCTGATCATGTCCAGAGTCGACAGAGTGGTGTACGGAGCGAAGGATCCAAAGGGCGGGTGTGCAGGTACTTTCATGAACCTGCTTGAGGATGAGCGCTTCAATCACCAATGCGAGGTACGTTCAGGTGTATGTGAGGATACTTGCGGGGGAATGCTGACATCCTTCTTTAAAGAATTACGTGAACGGAAGAAAAGGGAAAGAAAGAAGGAAGCCGAAACGGACATGCAGGAAAAGGAAAACTGA
- a CDS encoding pro-sigmaK processing inhibitor BofA family protein, which yields MEQGVFIAVAIGLILLLLIAGVPRNPLKQMGSLIAKLVLGAVALFLINAAGGSYGIHIPINIPTTMISGILGIPGMAALVIVQKWIIG from the coding sequence ATGGAGCAAGGGGTATTCATTGCTGTTGCAATAGGCTTAATTCTGCTTTTGTTGATTGCCGGTGTGCCGCGTAATCCTCTGAAACAAATGGGGAGCCTGATTGCCAAGCTTGTGCTTGGCGCCGTTGCGTTATTTTTGATTAATGCAGCGGGAGGGAGCTATGGGATTCATATTCCTATTAATATCCCCACGACAATGATCTCAGGGATCTTAGGTATACCAGGAATGGCGGCTTTAGTCATTGTACAAAAATGGATTATTGGGTGA
- the guaB gene encoding IMP dehydrogenase, whose protein sequence is MWNDKFSKEGLTFDDVLLIPGESEVLPKDVSLKVKLADKLNLNIPIISAGMDTVTESGMAIAMARQGGLGVIHKNMSIEQQAEQVDKVKRSENGVITRPFFLTPENQVYDAEHLMGKYRISGVPIVNNTDEKKLVGIITNRDLRFIHDYSMLIDEVMTKEDLVTAPVGTSLKEAELILQKHRIEKLPLVDDAGVLQGLITIKDIEKLIEFPNSSKDEYGRLLVAAAVGVTADTMKRVEMLVQAEVDAIVLDTAHGHSKGVLEKVAEIKAMYPELTVIAGNVATAAGTKALIEAGADVVKVGIGPGSICTTRVVAGVGVPQITAVYDCATEARKHGKTIIADGGIKYSGDIVKALAAGGHAVMLGSMLAGVTESPGETEIFQGRRFKVYRGMGSVAAMEKGSKDRYFQEDAKKFVPEGIEGRIPYKGPLADTVYQLIGGLRSGMGYCGTKDLEQLRENTQFVKMSGAGLRESHPHDVQITKEAPNYSY, encoded by the coding sequence ATGTGGAACGATAAATTTTCCAAAGAAGGTTTGACCTTTGATGATGTACTATTAATTCCTGGTGAGTCAGAAGTCCTGCCGAAGGACGTATCTTTAAAGGTGAAACTTGCAGATAAATTAAACTTAAACATTCCTATTATTAGTGCGGGTATGGATACAGTAACTGAGTCAGGGATGGCTATTGCGATGGCAAGGCAAGGTGGCTTAGGCGTTATTCATAAGAATATGTCTATTGAACAGCAGGCTGAACAGGTCGATAAGGTTAAGCGTTCTGAGAATGGCGTTATTACTAGACCATTTTTCCTTACACCAGAGAATCAGGTATATGATGCAGAGCACCTAATGGGCAAGTATCGTATTTCTGGGGTACCAATCGTTAATAATACGGATGAGAAGAAATTAGTCGGTATTATTACGAACCGTGACCTTCGTTTCATTCATGATTATTCCATGTTAATTGATGAGGTTATGACAAAAGAAGATCTTGTTACAGCTCCTGTTGGAACTAGCTTAAAGGAAGCAGAATTGATTCTTCAAAAGCATCGAATTGAGAAGCTTCCACTAGTTGATGATGCAGGCGTATTACAAGGCTTAATCACGATCAAAGATATTGAGAAGCTTATTGAGTTCCCTAACTCCTCTAAAGACGAATATGGCCGTCTATTAGTTGCTGCTGCAGTAGGTGTAACAGCTGATACGATGAAACGTGTTGAGATGCTTGTACAGGCCGAGGTAGATGCAATTGTCCTAGATACAGCGCATGGCCATTCAAAGGGTGTTTTAGAAAAGGTTGCTGAAATTAAAGCAATGTATCCGGAGCTTACAGTTATTGCAGGGAACGTAGCGACAGCAGCTGGGACAAAAGCATTGATAGAGGCTGGAGCTGACGTAGTTAAGGTTGGTATTGGACCAGGCTCCATTTGTACAACTCGTGTAGTTGCAGGTGTGGGTGTTCCTCAAATCACAGCTGTATATGATTGTGCGACAGAAGCACGTAAGCATGGCAAAACCATCATTGCAGATGGCGGCATCAAATATTCTGGTGATATCGTGAAAGCACTTGCTGCAGGCGGCCATGCAGTTATGCTTGGAAGCATGCTTGCCGGTGTAACAGAAAGCCCAGGTGAAACAGAAATCTTCCAAGGCAGAAGATTTAAAGTTTACAGAGGCATGGGCTCAGTAGCAGCGATGGAAAAAGGTTCGAAAGACCGTTATTTCCAAGAGGATGCTAAGAAGTTCGTCCCAGAAGGCATTGAAGGACGTATTCCTTATAAAGGGCCATTAGCTGACACGGTTTATCAGTTGATTGGCGGCTTGCGCTCTGGTATGGGCTATTGCGGTACGAAGGATCTTGAACAGCTTCGTGAAAATACACAATTTGTGAAGATGTCCGGAGCTGGATTAAGAGAGAGTCATCCACATGATGTCCAAATTACAAAAGAAGCGCCAAATTACTCATACTAA